Proteins from a genomic interval of Flammeovirgaceae bacterium SG7u.111:
- a CDS encoding MFS transporter translates to MNYIQVIKGNPRILLFGFLMTFFSSFGQTYVHAQFVPSIMKAFDLSNTAFGSIYAIGTVCGGFTLVYVGKKIDTVPLNKFTFTTVVGLILSLLVLSLAPGAWMLCIGFFINRLCGQGLFTHISLTTIAKSFTKLRGKALSVAVMGHAAGQAIFPITISLLIAYVGWQHTLWIEATIITLVLIPTLFYIFKKGFKIVEKKGAAAVQADTAPKPKSTWSRKEILKDPRTYLILPGAFSIHFLITGYHFYQVEMALSKGWAGNWIAACFIVHAIARAVSSIYTGVLIDKYSAVKLMPYFLTPFMIGLLLFMWFNNKFIAIPYLIGIAATAGMMASLNAAVLAEMFGVENLGGIKSMYSTLTVISSATAPLCMGFFLDKGYGFDFIIIGSVAFMLLGSFLNFFLYPKRAEEIPQAL, encoded by the coding sequence CTTTGGACAAACCTATGTACATGCACAGTTTGTCCCTTCCATCATGAAAGCTTTCGACCTCAGCAACACTGCTTTCGGAAGCATTTATGCCATAGGTACTGTTTGTGGAGGCTTTACATTAGTTTATGTTGGGAAAAAAATTGATACCGTCCCTTTAAATAAATTCACATTTACCACAGTTGTTGGGCTAATTTTATCATTATTAGTACTGTCGCTCGCTCCGGGCGCTTGGATGCTCTGCATCGGGTTCTTTATCAACCGCCTCTGTGGACAAGGACTTTTTACCCACATTTCCCTTACTACCATAGCCAAAAGCTTTACCAAGTTGCGAGGCAAAGCCTTGAGCGTAGCAGTAATGGGCCATGCTGCCGGGCAAGCTATTTTCCCTATCACTATTTCATTACTAATCGCCTATGTAGGCTGGCAACACACTCTATGGATAGAAGCTACCATCATCACCTTGGTACTTATTCCTACCTTGTTTTATATCTTTAAGAAAGGCTTCAAAATAGTAGAGAAAAAAGGGGCTGCAGCTGTACAAGCCGATACAGCGCCTAAGCCTAAAAGTACTTGGTCGAGAAAAGAGATTTTGAAAGATCCGAGAACTTATTTGATATTGCCAGGCGCTTTTTCCATCCATTTCCTTATCACAGGTTATCATTTTTACCAAGTGGAAATGGCTTTGTCAAAAGGTTGGGCTGGTAACTGGATTGCCGCTTGTTTCATCGTCCATGCCATTGCCCGAGCAGTTTCTTCTATCTACACGGGTGTACTGATCGATAAATATTCTGCCGTAAAGCTGATGCCTTATTTCCTCACTCCATTCATGATTGGGCTGCTTCTCTTTATGTGGTTCAACAATAAATTTATTGCCATTCCCTATCTGATAGGAATTGCCGCCACGGCTGGAATGATGGCCAGCCTTAATGCCGCCGTGCTCGCCGAAATGTTTGGTGTTGAAAACTTAGGGGGAATAAAAAGCATGTACAGCACGCTTACCGTCATAAGCTCAGCGACTGCTCCGCTATGCATGGGCTTTTTCCTCGACAAAGGCTATGGGTTTGATTTTATCATAATAGGATCGGTTGCATTCATGCTTCTGGGGAGCTTTCTTAACTTTTTCTTGTACCCCAAAAGAGCAGAAGAAATACCCCAAGCCTTATGA
- a CDS encoding bifunctional precorrin-2 dehydrogenase/sirohydrochlorin ferrochelatase, with protein sequence MEEKGNVLFPIFLKIDQLNLLVVGGGNVGEEKLEALLKNNPEANVTVVSIDFKDEVRELAKKHPSIKLIHRAFEESDLDDAEVAILATADREVNREIKVLAKKRKVLTNVADTPDLCDFYLGSTVKKGDLKIGISTNGKSPTFAKRFRQVLEEILPEQTDELLQNLRIIRDKLKGDFSYKVEKLNEVTASLVDKDLKKK encoded by the coding sequence ATGGAAGAAAAAGGCAACGTATTATTTCCCATTTTTTTGAAGATAGACCAACTGAACTTGTTGGTAGTAGGCGGGGGTAATGTGGGGGAAGAAAAGCTTGAGGCGTTATTGAAAAATAACCCAGAAGCTAACGTTACAGTTGTATCCATCGACTTTAAGGACGAGGTGCGGGAACTTGCCAAAAAACATCCATCTATTAAATTAATTCATCGAGCTTTTGAAGAAAGTGATTTGGACGATGCCGAAGTTGCAATTTTGGCTACGGCCGACAGAGAGGTGAACAGGGAAATAAAAGTGCTTGCAAAAAAAAGAAAAGTACTTACAAATGTGGCAGATACGCCTGATTTGTGCGATTTTTACCTTGGGTCAACCGTAAAAAAAGGGGATTTGAAAATAGGGATTTCTACTAACGGAAAATCACCTACATTTGCCAAACGGTTTCGCCAAGTTTTGGAGGAAATCTTACCAGAGCAAACGGATGAATTGTTGCAAAATTTGCGTATTATCCGCGATAAGCTGAAAGGCGATTTTAGCTATAAAGTGGAAAAACTCAACGAAGTAACCGCTAGCTTGGTAGATAAAGATTTAAAGAAAAAATAA
- the cobA gene encoding uroporphyrinogen-III C-methyltransferase has product MRNWLLATFTKHKPTRKSPRLTLVGAGPGDPELVTLKAVKAISNADVILHDALVHPSLLEYAKPEAKKIFVGKRAGKHHHKQEEINQLIVENALDHGHVIRLKGGDPFVFGRGKEEKEFAESFGIEVDVIPGVTSVTLPGYYGIPLTKRGVNESFWVITATTSSGKLSADVTLAAQSTATVVLFMGLKKAREIAEVFEGVGKNHLPVAIISRGSWEDGKVHFATIDTLEEQVASQKIASPALIVIGEAVGSHEYFYEQMKQVTAEIW; this is encoded by the coding sequence ATGAGAAATTGGTTGTTAGCAACTTTTACAAAGCATAAGCCAACAAGGAAAAGCCCTCGCCTCACGTTGGTGGGGGCAGGTCCTGGCGATCCTGAACTGGTTACGCTCAAGGCAGTGAAAGCCATTTCCAATGCAGATGTGATTCTGCACGATGCCTTGGTACATCCAAGTTTGTTGGAATATGCCAAGCCCGAAGCGAAGAAGATATTTGTGGGGAAAAGGGCAGGGAAACATCATCATAAGCAAGAGGAAATCAACCAATTGATTGTGGAAAATGCGCTTGACCACGGGCATGTGATAAGGTTAAAAGGAGGCGATCCTTTCGTATTCGGTAGAGGAAAAGAAGAAAAAGAGTTTGCCGAGAGTTTTGGGATAGAAGTAGATGTGATTCCTGGAGTAACCAGTGTTACTTTGCCAGGGTATTATGGCATCCCTCTTACCAAAAGAGGCGTAAACGAGAGCTTTTGGGTGATAACAGCGACTACCAGCAGTGGAAAACTTTCAGCTGATGTTACCTTGGCAGCGCAATCGACAGCAACAGTGGTGTTGTTTATGGGTCTGAAAAAGGCGAGAGAAATTGCAGAGGTCTTTGAGGGAGTTGGGAAAAATCATTTGCCTGTGGCAATTATTAGCCGAGGATCTTGGGAGGATGGTAAGGTGCATTTTGCTACCATAGATACACTTGAGGAGCAAGTTGCCTCTCAAAAAATAGCTTCGCCAGCGCTAATTGTGATAGGGGAGGCGGTGGGAAGCCACGAGTATTTTTACGAACAAATGAAACAAGTGACTGCCGAAATTTGGTAG
- a CDS encoding nitrite reductase: protein MDFLNNENLSQDVKDDILELTNKISAFKKGQIPEERFKAFRLTRGVYGQRQAGVQMYRTKIPYGKLTTTQLIRLADVAKEYTNANLHATTRQNFQMHYIHLEDSVEVWEKLEETGVTAREACGNTVRNVTASANAGVDPEELFDVSSYAHATFEYFLRNAVCQDMGRKIKIAFSSSDRDAAFAYIHDFGFIPRIKDGVRGFKVLVGGGLGAQAFIAPTAFEFMPANEIIPFMEAGLRVFDRYGEREKRHKARMKFLIEPKKGLGLEKFLELVEIERKGLASQTVEIDPDLVKQPEPAPEKEIPEVEILDQAKYDLWLKTNVFEQKQKGWYGVNISLPVGNISSGKAKQLAKLVTDYAADDIRITMTQGLMLKYVRKEALPFLFYSLNHLELAEPGFETIADVTACPGTDTCNLGVTNSTGIATELENVIKAEYPDIITDSDINIKISGCMNSCGQHMSAQIGLHGSSIKNGKLIVPAMQVVLGGGVDDQGKGFIADKVIKLPTKRIPDALRSLLDDFDANGEEGEYFNDYYKRQGKMYFYGLLKPLADLSTLKDDEYKDWGQNDEYIQEIGVGECASVSYDMVGTIINDAEEKLYFANKALGKDKLPDAIYYSYSSFVVSAKALLLSKDVNCNTHNKIISDFDEQFVQTGEFDLPTDFTSLVLQVNKNEPSLDFAKSYMAQARTFLDNVLKFRKEQLGSEESDEKLVVSNFYKA from the coding sequence ATGGATTTCCTTAACAACGAAAACCTATCCCAAGACGTAAAAGACGATATTTTAGAATTAACCAATAAAATATCAGCCTTCAAAAAAGGGCAAATTCCAGAGGAAAGATTTAAAGCATTCCGCCTTACAAGAGGTGTTTACGGTCAGCGCCAAGCAGGTGTGCAGATGTACCGTACCAAAATACCTTATGGTAAGCTCACTACCACTCAGCTTATCAGATTGGCGGATGTTGCTAAAGAATATACAAATGCAAATCTCCATGCGACCACTCGCCAAAACTTCCAGATGCACTACATCCACTTGGAAGATTCGGTAGAAGTATGGGAAAAATTGGAAGAAACAGGTGTGACTGCACGTGAAGCTTGCGGAAATACAGTAAGAAATGTAACGGCTTCAGCCAATGCGGGTGTCGATCCAGAAGAACTATTCGATGTTTCTTCTTATGCCCACGCTACTTTTGAGTATTTCCTCAGAAATGCGGTATGCCAAGATATGGGGCGTAAGATCAAAATCGCTTTTTCTTCTTCCGATAGAGATGCAGCTTTTGCTTACATCCACGATTTTGGGTTTATCCCAAGAATCAAAGATGGCGTAAGAGGCTTCAAAGTACTAGTAGGTGGCGGATTGGGAGCACAAGCATTCATTGCCCCAACTGCTTTTGAATTTATGCCAGCCAACGAAATAATTCCATTTATGGAAGCCGGATTGAGGGTGTTTGACCGCTACGGAGAGCGTGAAAAACGTCACAAGGCTCGTATGAAATTCTTGATTGAGCCGAAAAAAGGCTTGGGTCTTGAGAAGTTCTTGGAGTTGGTAGAGATTGAAAGAAAAGGATTGGCTAGCCAAACGGTAGAAATTGATCCTGACTTGGTGAAGCAGCCTGAGCCAGCACCAGAAAAAGAAATTCCTGAAGTGGAAATTCTTGACCAAGCTAAATACGACCTTTGGCTGAAAACCAACGTATTTGAGCAAAAGCAAAAAGGATGGTACGGTGTGAATATTAGCTTGCCAGTAGGAAATATTTCTTCTGGAAAAGCAAAGCAACTCGCCAAATTGGTGACAGATTATGCGGCTGACGATATCCGCATTACCATGACCCAAGGTTTGATGCTCAAATATGTTCGCAAAGAGGCACTTCCATTTTTGTTCTATTCTTTGAACCACTTGGAATTGGCTGAGCCAGGCTTCGAAACCATAGCAGATGTAACGGCTTGCCCAGGAACTGATACATGCAATTTGGGTGTAACGAATAGCACCGGAATAGCTACTGAGCTGGAGAATGTGATCAAAGCAGAATATCCTGATATAATCACAGATTCTGATATAAATATAAAGATTAGCGGTTGCATGAACTCTTGCGGACAACATATGTCTGCTCAAATTGGGTTACACGGTAGTTCTATCAAAAACGGTAAGCTCATTGTTCCTGCTATGCAAGTAGTATTGGGCGGCGGAGTTGATGATCAAGGAAAAGGCTTTATCGCCGATAAGGTAATTAAGCTTCCTACTAAGCGTATTCCAGATGCATTACGCTCGCTATTAGACGATTTTGATGCCAACGGAGAAGAAGGCGAATACTTCAACGATTATTACAAACGCCAAGGAAAAATGTATTTCTATGGTTTATTGAAGCCATTGGCAGATCTTTCTACATTGAAAGATGACGAGTACAAAGATTGGGGACAGAACGACGAGTACATTCAAGAAATTGGTGTGGGGGAATGTGCCAGCGTAAGCTATGATATGGTGGGAACCATCATCAACGATGCAGAGGAGAAGCTCTACTTTGCAAACAAAGCTTTGGGCAAAGATAAATTGCCAGATGCTATTTACTACAGCTACAGCAGTTTTGTGGTAAGTGCAAAAGCATTGCTTTTGAGCAAGGACGTGAATTGCAATACGCACAACAAGATAATCAGCGATTTCGATGAGCAATTTGTTCAAACTGGTGAATTCGACTTGCCAACTGACTTTACTTCGTTGGTATTGCAAGTAAACAAAAACGAGCCTAGTCTCGATTTCGCTAAGTCGTACATGGCTCAAGCGAGAACATTCTTGGATAATGTGTTGAAGTTTAGAAAAGAACAATTAGGTAGCGAAGAATCAGATGAGAAATTGGTTGTTAGCAACTTTTACAAAGCATAA
- a CDS encoding aminotransferase class I/II-fold pyridoxal phosphate-dependent enzyme, whose amino-acid sequence MSKEHQFETNAIRTQSKNNLYREHSVPVYMTSSFVFDDAEQARALFADEIEGNIYSRYSNPNNNEFVEKLCQMEGAEDGIATASGMAAMFSSMAALLKSGDHVLASRSVFGSTHQILTQIFPKWGITHTYADVNKPEEWEGLIQENTKMLFVETPSNPALDILDLEWLGELANKHDLILNVDNCFATPYLQNPIKWGAHIVTHSATKFIDGQGRTIAGAILGSKELIKDIRFFARHSGPALSPFNGWVLSKSLETLAIRMEKHCSNAFALAKVLEKHPEVELVKYPFLESHPMYATAKKQMKHGGALVTMIVKGGLERGRTFLDSLELLSLTPNLGDTRSTVTHPASTTHSKLSAEEQEAVGIMPGLVRISVGLEHIDDIISDIDRALELSK is encoded by the coding sequence ATGAGTAAAGAACACCAATTTGAGACAAATGCGATTCGTACGCAAAGCAAAAACAACCTGTATAGAGAACATTCTGTTCCCGTTTACATGACTTCTAGCTTTGTGTTTGATGATGCTGAGCAGGCGAGGGCATTGTTTGCTGATGAGATCGAAGGCAATATTTATTCTCGTTATTCTAATCCTAATAATAATGAGTTTGTAGAAAAGCTCTGCCAGATGGAAGGTGCAGAAGACGGAATTGCGACGGCATCGGGCATGGCAGCTATGTTTTCAAGCATGGCGGCATTGCTAAAATCGGGTGATCATGTATTGGCTTCTCGTTCAGTATTTGGCTCAACGCACCAGATTTTAACCCAAATCTTTCCCAAATGGGGCATCACGCATACCTATGCTGATGTGAACAAACCAGAGGAATGGGAAGGTTTGATACAAGAAAACACAAAAATGCTGTTTGTGGAAACTCCTTCTAACCCTGCCTTGGACATATTGGACTTGGAGTGGTTGGGCGAGCTGGCAAACAAACACGATTTGATATTGAATGTAGATAACTGCTTTGCCACGCCGTATTTGCAAAACCCGATAAAATGGGGGGCACATATAGTGACGCATTCGGCTACAAAATTTATAGATGGCCAAGGAAGGACTATTGCAGGTGCTATACTTGGCTCAAAAGAGTTGATCAAAGATATTCGTTTTTTTGCCCGCCATTCAGGGCCGGCACTTTCCCCGTTCAACGGTTGGGTTCTTTCCAAAAGCTTGGAAACTCTGGCGATAAGAATGGAAAAGCATTGTTCAAATGCCTTCGCTTTGGCGAAAGTTTTAGAAAAACACCCTGAAGTAGAGTTGGTGAAGTATCCTTTTTTGGAGTCGCACCCTATGTATGCCACTGCCAAAAAACAGATGAAGCACGGAGGGGCTTTGGTAACAATGATTGTAAAAGGTGGCTTGGAGAGGGGACGAACTTTTCTTGATAGCCTAGAGTTACTGTCCTTGACTCCCAACTTAGGAGATACACGAAGTACCGTTACTCACCCAGCTTCTACCACGCATTCCAAGCTTTCTGCCGAGGAGCAAGAAGCTGTGGGGATTATGCCAGGGTTGGTTAGAATATCGGTTGGCTTGGAGCATATCGATGATATAATTTCAGATATAGATAGGGCACTAGAATTGTCTAAGTAA
- the aroQ gene encoding type II 3-dehydroquinate dehydratase, translating into MNIQVINGPNLNLLGTREPEIYGSLTFEQYLVQLQEKFPDVELHYFQSNTEGFLIDKIHEVGFSYDGIVMNAGAYTHTSVAIADAIAAVNTPVIEVHISNIHAREVFRHKSFMSPKCVGQIAGLGLEGYRLAIEYFVEKNRPATKLV; encoded by the coding sequence ATGAACATACAAGTGATTAATGGGCCCAATTTGAACCTCCTCGGAACACGAGAACCAGAAATATATGGCAGCCTTACCTTCGAGCAATATCTTGTTCAATTGCAAGAAAAATTCCCCGATGTAGAACTGCATTATTTCCAGTCGAACACCGAAGGTTTTTTAATTGATAAAATCCATGAAGTAGGGTTCAGTTATGATGGAATTGTGATGAACGCAGGAGCATATACCCATACCTCAGTAGCTATTGCCGATGCCATTGCCGCAGTGAACACTCCTGTGATAGAAGTTCATATTTCAAACATACATGCGAGAGAAGTCTTTAGGCACAAAAGCTTCATGAGCCCTAAGTGCGTTGGGCAAATAGCCGGCTTGGGGCTAGAAGGATACCGACTAGCCATTGAGTATTTTGTTGAGAAAAACCGACCAGCTACAAAGTTGGTATAG
- a CDS encoding DUF4136 domain-containing protein, whose protein sequence is MKAIRNFIFLVLLGITLSACNIVNVTSVTSDSSDFSAYQTYQFDKDAGRANSVLLQSDQDRIMELIQSEMEARGYEESSSPDILVDYFITIEDKVQKRESTIQDARMGYMGQRNYSWSASDSIVVSRYKEGSLVIDIIDAKKKNMVWEGTATAEVVKNRKNKEEFLQKVVSSIFSKFPHQASKAGE, encoded by the coding sequence ATGAAAGCTATTAGAAACTTTATTTTCCTAGTATTGCTAGGTATCACATTATCTGCTTGCAACATCGTAAACGTAACGAGCGTGACAAGTGATTCGTCCGACTTTAGTGCATATCAAACATATCAGTTTGATAAAGATGCAGGTAGGGCAAACTCTGTGTTACTTCAATCGGATCAGGACCGTATAATGGAATTAATCCAATCCGAAATGGAGGCAAGAGGTTATGAAGAATCAAGCTCACCTGATATTTTGGTAGACTATTTCATCACCATTGAAGATAAGGTGCAGAAAAGAGAAAGTACGATTCAAGATGCTAGGATGGGGTATATGGGACAACGGAATTACAGTTGGTCTGCCTCAGATAGCATTGTAGTGAGTCGCTACAAAGAAGGAAGCCTCGTTATAGATATCATAGACGCCAAAAAGAAAAACATGGTGTGGGAAGGAACGGCTACAGCCGAGGTGGTGAAAAACAGGAAAAATAAAGAAGAGTTTTTGCAGAAAGTGGTGAGCTCCATATTTTCCAAATTCCCCCACCAAGCTTCTAAGGCGGGGGAATAG
- the metA gene encoding homoserine O-succinyltransferase: MPLNIPDNLPAVEQLEKENIFVMKETRAIHQDIRPMRIAVLNLMPIKTTTETHLLRLLSNSPLQVEITLLNTKSHKSKNTSKKHLESFYKTFDEVHDKRFDGMIITGAPIEHLRFEEVNYWEEVTGIMDFAKKNVTSTLYICWGAQAGLYHHYGIQKYPLEQKMFGVFEHNLTERRIPLVRGFDDAFFAPHSRHTEIRKSDIKKVKELVLVSESKEAGVYMVASKDGRQVFVTGHSEYDPLTLKQEYDRDVKKGLDIEKPKNYFPNDDPTKHPKISWRSHANLLFSNWLNYYVYQQTPYLLQ; the protein is encoded by the coding sequence ATGCCGCTGAACATACCAGATAACTTGCCAGCAGTTGAACAACTGGAAAAGGAAAACATCTTTGTGATGAAAGAAACTAGGGCTATCCACCAAGATATCCGCCCTATGAGGATTGCCGTGCTCAATTTGATGCCGATCAAAACCACTACAGAAACGCACTTGCTCCGCTTGCTTTCTAACTCGCCTTTGCAAGTGGAAATAACTTTACTCAATACCAAAAGCCACAAGTCTAAAAACACGTCAAAGAAGCATCTAGAGTCTTTTTACAAGACTTTTGATGAAGTACACGACAAACGGTTTGATGGTATGATTATCACGGGCGCACCCATTGAGCACCTCAGGTTTGAAGAGGTGAATTACTGGGAAGAAGTCACGGGTATCATGGACTTTGCCAAGAAAAATGTCACATCTACTTTGTATATCTGTTGGGGTGCACAAGCAGGCTTGTACCATCATTATGGCATCCAAAAATATCCACTTGAGCAAAAAATGTTTGGCGTGTTTGAGCATAACCTCACGGAAAGGCGAATCCCACTGGTAAGAGGATTTGACGATGCTTTTTTTGCCCCACATTCTAGGCACACCGAAATTAGAAAATCAGATATTAAAAAGGTGAAGGAGCTGGTCTTGGTATCGGAATCGAAGGAAGCTGGAGTGTACATGGTAGCCTCTAAAGATGGCAGACAAGTGTTTGTAACAGGGCATTCCGAATACGACCCGCTCACGCTAAAGCAAGAATATGACAGGGATGTAAAAAAAGGCCTGGACATTGAAAAACCTAAAAACTATTTCCCTAACGATGACCCTACCAAGCATCCTAAAATAAGTTGGAGAAGCCACGCAAACCTGCTTTTTTCCAACTGGCTTAACTACTACGTTTACCAGCAAACTCCGTATTTATTGCAATAA
- a CDS encoding tetratricopeptide repeat protein, whose protein sequence is MRKLIIFIALISLPVLSFAQGWQEFYSKGMVAYKNKDYKNAVTMFLKSRVKASEQFGNKNETYRTVVLYLAKSYQELEDYGNAAVNYLDLERAFKEDRATGTSEYADMLEGLAHCYLSGKKYGKAAENFTKCLQARERLDGKDSKEYLSTAYELANLCLIGQKYDLAKGYFGTLYESGRKVYSPTSEEFREIIAGSGEVAFRTRKYEDAIAKFNEHIAFSEKAKADKKEFVESYERVAASYYKLENKERAVGSYKEYLGILSQVKDLEEQYAKEISNTINLFVKLEENKEALVLLDKKLKLIEEGKGAESIEYADALKEKAGVLKLEKEYDQAGEALAKSAEIKEKVLGKKAPAYASALSDVADLYIEAKKFDLAESKLIEAQKLREENLGKDHLDYLQGQDLLAEFYIGQEKYVEADTVLSRTLVLKEKKFKKNHGEYANTLALKGKMRALQEKDKEAEALLVEALNTFGNYSGRSTKEYTLCSKALGDLYKKQEKYPEAMKAYRASLSVFAKIGMAKSPEADEVHKSVEEINKALEGK, encoded by the coding sequence TTGAGAAAACTAATCATCTTTATCGCACTAATTTCCCTACCTGTTTTGTCATTTGCACAAGGTTGGCAAGAGTTTTACTCTAAAGGAATGGTAGCCTACAAAAACAAAGATTATAAAAATGCTGTAACGATGTTTTTGAAATCTAGGGTGAAAGCAAGCGAGCAGTTTGGGAATAAAAATGAGACCTATCGTACCGTAGTACTTTACTTGGCTAAATCGTACCAAGAACTGGAAGATTATGGCAATGCTGCTGTTAATTATTTGGACTTAGAGAGGGCTTTTAAAGAAGATAGGGCTACAGGTACGTCAGAATATGCCGATATGCTTGAGGGATTAGCACATTGTTACCTAAGTGGGAAGAAATATGGAAAAGCTGCGGAGAATTTCACGAAGTGTTTGCAAGCAAGAGAAAGGCTGGATGGAAAAGATTCGAAAGAATATTTGAGTACGGCTTATGAACTGGCTAATCTTTGTTTGATAGGTCAAAAATATGACTTGGCAAAAGGGTATTTTGGTACTTTGTACGAAAGTGGAAGAAAGGTGTATAGCCCTACTTCGGAGGAATTTAGAGAGATTATTGCAGGTTCTGGCGAAGTTGCTTTCCGTACAAGAAAGTATGAAGATGCAATAGCCAAATTCAACGAGCATATTGCCTTTAGCGAAAAAGCAAAAGCAGATAAAAAGGAATTTGTAGAATCTTATGAAAGAGTGGCTGCTTCTTACTACAAGCTTGAAAATAAAGAAAGAGCAGTCGGTTCTTACAAGGAGTATTTGGGCATTCTTTCTCAGGTGAAAGATTTGGAAGAGCAGTATGCCAAAGAAATAAGTAATACTATCAATCTGTTTGTGAAGCTTGAAGAAAATAAAGAAGCACTTGTTTTGCTGGACAAGAAGCTCAAACTGATTGAAGAAGGTAAAGGAGCAGAAAGCATAGAGTATGCTGATGCGCTAAAAGAGAAGGCTGGTGTTCTTAAGTTGGAAAAAGAGTACGACCAAGCAGGAGAAGCCTTGGCAAAATCAGCCGAGATAAAGGAGAAAGTTTTGGGTAAAAAAGCCCCTGCTTATGCTTCGGCACTTAGCGATGTGGCCGATTTGTATATAGAAGCCAAAAAGTTTGATCTTGCTGAGTCTAAACTAATAGAAGCTCAAAAGTTGAGAGAAGAAAACCTTGGAAAAGATCATTTAGATTATTTACAAGGACAAGATTTGCTGGCGGAGTTTTACATTGGCCAAGAAAAGTATGTTGAAGCCGATACAGTTCTGAGTCGTACCTTAGTGCTAAAAGAGAAAAAATTCAAGAAGAATCATGGAGAATATGCTAATACGCTGGCTCTTAAAGGCAAAATGAGAGCTTTGCAAGAGAAAGACAAAGAAGCAGAAGCGTTGCTGGTTGAAGCCTTGAATACCTTTGGTAATTATAGTGGAAGGAGTACAAAGGAGTATACCCTTTGTTCGAAAGCTTTAGGAGACTTGTACAAGAAACAAGAAAAATATCCAGAAGCAATGAAAGCTTACCGAGCCTCACTTTCTGTATTTGCTAAAATAGGAATGGCTAAGAGTCCCGAGGCAGATGAAGTTCATAAAAGTGTTGAAGAAATCAATAAAGCTCTGGAAGGAAAATAA
- a CDS encoding dipeptide epimerase, producing MKIKDIIVRKEELGLTRPYTIAFKTTDSVSVSYVEIIGENGMYGLGSSNPSPYVIGETLDETMATLEAESFDWLIGRDIREVQQLLFEVNAKYPSQPAVRAALDIALYDLFAKYLGVPLVKFLGQKLYELPTSITIGIKNVEETLEEAEEYVERGFTNLKVKLGISLEEDIERVTKIYERYGARIIQRVDANQGYSVEQVLEFYKRTASLDLELVEQPMEAGNIEPLRHLSEPVKRLIAADESLISPEDGFKLASPPAACGIFNIKLMKCGGVSKALEIATIAKNSGQDLMWGCNDESIISITAALHAAFASEKTRYIDLDGSLDLARDLVKGGFTITDGVMRLTDAPGLGVEKI from the coding sequence ATGAAAATTAAAGACATAATAGTTCGGAAGGAAGAGCTTGGGCTTACAAGACCTTATACCATCGCCTTTAAAACTACAGATTCCGTTTCGGTTTCTTATGTAGAGATTATTGGAGAAAACGGTATGTATGGGCTAGGTTCAAGTAACCCAAGTCCTTACGTGATAGGCGAAACCTTGGATGAGACCATGGCTACGCTTGAGGCTGAAAGCTTCGATTGGCTTATTGGAAGGGATATCCGAGAAGTACAGCAGCTTCTATTTGAGGTAAATGCAAAATACCCAAGCCAGCCAGCGGTTAGGGCAGCGTTGGATATCGCTCTTTACGATCTTTTTGCCAAGTATTTAGGAGTTCCTTTGGTGAAATTCTTGGGGCAGAAGTTGTACGAACTTCCAACTTCTATAACCATTGGGATTAAGAACGTAGAAGAGACGCTGGAAGAGGCGGAGGAATATGTGGAAAGAGGTTTTACCAACCTGAAAGTAAAGCTTGGTATTTCTTTGGAAGAGGATATAGAGCGTGTGACCAAGATTTATGAAAGGTACGGTGCAAGAATTATCCAGCGGGTAGATGCAAACCAAGGTTACAGTGTTGAGCAGGTGCTTGAGTTTTACAAGCGGACGGCTAGTTTAGACCTAGAGCTGGTAGAACAGCCAATGGAAGCGGGAAATATTGAACCGTTAAGGCATCTTTCTGAGCCAGTAAAAAGGTTGATTGCAGCCGATGAATCTTTGATTTCTCCTGAAGATGGCTTCAAATTGGCTTCACCGCCTGCAGCTTGTGGTATTTTTAATATCAAGCTGATGAAATGTGGCGGGGTGTCGAAGGCGCTGGAGATAGCAACAATTGCTAAAAATAGTGGGCAAGACCTCATGTGGGGCTGTAATGATGAAAGTATCATCAGTATCACGGCAGCGCTCCATGCAGCTTTTGCCAGTGAAAAAACACGCTACATCGACTTGGATGGTAGTTTGGATTTGGCTAGGGATTTAGTGAAAGGCGGCTTTACTATCACAGATGGGGTGATGCGCCTAACCGATGCGCCAGGGCTTGGGGTAGAGAAAATATAA